A single genomic interval of Apis cerana isolate GH-2021 linkage group LG2, AcerK_1.0, whole genome shotgun sequence harbors:
- the LOC108002914 gene encoding uncharacterized protein LOC108002914 produces MFAIVFLVLNAILYAIASEAPILHRIRRQDFSNENGQVIDKIFNIPITAIKQTATVAQSFNQENSQTIDNVFKIPISTLEAVGSLVKATSEQRRRNADDAQRMRQERRDRISALRERQRFQREQLQQQRVKQQLVKKTIKNNNKDPFDLNTLSLLFSNHGVLGSVQGTFGGHGDQEIHGGEGNAGGYQVHEDIEEDTNYSWHGITAGIGTFSGSRPTSTRVTIQNKIAVKDEIPSDHSYTEQIQNKIAPKTKGDKLKHEEEPPLQNKIAPKTNRISFRS; encoded by the exons ATGTTTGCAATCGTTTTCCTTGTTCTTAACGCGATCCTTTACGCGATTGCCTCGGAAGCG ccGATCCTCCATCGAATAAGGCGAcaagatttttcaaacgaaaatgGTCAAGTGATAGACAAGATTTTTAAC ATACCAATTACCGCGATCAAGCAAACTGCAACCGTGGCACAATCGTTCAATCAGGAAAATTCTCAGACGATCGACAACGTGTTCAAG ATTCCTATTTCGACTTTGGAAGCTGTTGGAAGCCTCGTGAAGGCGACATCCGAGCAAAGACGACGGAATGCCGACGATGCGCAACGAATGCGACAGGAAAGAAGAGACAGAATATCGGCCCTAAGGGAACGGCAGAGATTTCAAAGAGAGCAATTGCAACAGCAACGCGTGAAACAGCAACTCGTGAAAAAGaccatcaaaaataataacaaagatCCTTTCGATTTGAACACGTTGTCTCTATTGTTTAGCAATCATGGTGTTCTAGGAAGTGTTCAAGGGACGTTTGGCGGTCATGGTGATCAAG AAATTCATGGAGGTGAAGGGAATGCAGGGGGTTATCAAGTTCACGAAGACATAGAAGAAGATACGAACTATTCCTGGCACGGAATCACGGCTGGAATCGGTACGTTTTCCGGTTCTCGACCAACCAGCACACGCGTCACCATACAAAATAAGATCGCAGTTAAGGACGAAATACCGAGCGATCATTCTTATACGGAACAAATACAGAACAAGATCGCTCCAAAGACCAAAGGGGACAAATTGAAACACGAAGAAGAGCCTCCACTGCAGAACAAAATTGCACCCAAGACGAATAGGATATCGTTCagatcgtaa
- the LOC108002913 gene encoding uncharacterized protein LOC108002913 isoform X3: protein MMRASSIELLVVGLSLLRFVDPLHDSNVQRSYSMSYDPSVPSVPHPDMRNVRKVRDSSSIDKHLPRASEEKEKPVDGLDSLSYPERLSKETIFLPIPATPMEYRSFRNYGSNDRSRKEDEINSKEEDEGSSSLEGEIIEKMKILDKFLSEDSNAKDLDINGIKDNIIPEESKRVVREVKKQKPGFFWTLAKLTFEMINDTKSAIKQISDIINNSIAPDSATQSTMTKASLMAPQSTNNETNATNLNATETTTEASTTTTQSTLTREGLQKLIRRNVLGLVRLFNIEWNDALNQSETNVKEFQKNLGNQVGLYLRDNPEAYKDF from the exons ATGATGCGGGCATCGTCGATCGAGTTATTGGTCGTCGGCCTGTCGCTACTGCGCTTCGTCGATCCTCTTCACGACAGTAACGTTCAGAGGTCTTATTCGATGAGCTATGACCCGTCTGTTCCTTCTGTACCGCATCCGGATATGCGTAATGTTCGAAAGGTTCGCGATTCCTCGAGCATCGACAAGCATTTGCCACGCGCGagcgaagagaaagagaagccTGTTGACGGTTTGGATTCGTTGAGTTATCCTGAAAGACTATCGAAAGAAACGATATTTCTGCCAATACCCGCTACACCGATGGAATATCGTAGTTTTCGAAATTATGGATCGAACGATCGTTCGAGAAAGGAAGATGAGATAAATTCCAAAGAGGAAGATGAAGGGAGTAGCTCGCTCGAGggagaaattatagaaaaaatgaaaattctggataaatttttatccgaAGATTCGAATGCAAAGGATCTTGATATAAATGGAATCAAGGATAATATTATCCCTGAAGAGTCGAAGAGAGTCGTCAGAGAGGTGAAGAAGCAAAAGCCAGGATTCTTTTGGACTCTGGCAAAACTCACGTTTGAG ATGATCAACGACACGAAATCAGCGATCAAGCAGATCAGTGACATTATCAACAACAGTATAGCGCCAGATTCGGCCACTCAGAGTACGATGACGAAGGCGTCTTTGATGGCTCCACAATCGACGAACAATGAAACGAACGCGACCAATTTGAATGCAACAGAAACGACGACAGAGGCCTCTACGACCACCACGCAATCTACCTTGACCAGAGAGGGCTTGCAGAAATTAATCAGGCGAAATGTGCTGGGCCTCGTTAGACTTTTCAACATTGAGTGGAATGACGCTCTGAAC CAATCAGAAACGAACGTGAAAGAGTTCCAGAAGAATCTAGGAAACCAAGTAGGCCTTTACCTTCGTGATAATCCAGAGGCGTACAAGGACTTTTAG
- the LOC108002913 gene encoding uncharacterized protein LOC108002913 isoform X2 yields the protein MNELRISVSSQMMRASSIELLVVGLSLLRFVDPLHDSNVQRSYSMSYDPSVPSVPHPDMRNVRKVRDSSSIDKHLPRASEEKEKPVDGLDSLSYPERLSKETIFLPIPATPMEYRSFRNYGSNDRSRKEDEINSKEEDEGSSSLEGEIIEKMKILDKFLSEDSNAKDLDINGIKDNIIPEESKRVVREVKKQKPGFFWTLAKLTFEMINDTKSAIKQISDIINNSIAPDSATQSTMTKASLMAPQSTNNETNATNLNATETTTEASTTTTQSTLTREGLQKLIRRNVLGLVRLFNIEWNDALNQSETNVKEFQKNLGNQVGLYLRDNPEAYKDF from the exons ATGAACGAGTTGAGAATTTCAGTGTCGTCTCAG ATGATGCGGGCATCGTCGATCGAGTTATTGGTCGTCGGCCTGTCGCTACTGCGCTTCGTCGATCCTCTTCACGACAGTAACGTTCAGAGGTCTTATTCGATGAGCTATGACCCGTCTGTTCCTTCTGTACCGCATCCGGATATGCGTAATGTTCGAAAGGTTCGCGATTCCTCGAGCATCGACAAGCATTTGCCACGCGCGagcgaagagaaagagaagccTGTTGACGGTTTGGATTCGTTGAGTTATCCTGAAAGACTATCGAAAGAAACGATATTTCTGCCAATACCCGCTACACCGATGGAATATCGTAGTTTTCGAAATTATGGATCGAACGATCGTTCGAGAAAGGAAGATGAGATAAATTCCAAAGAGGAAGATGAAGGGAGTAGCTCGCTCGAGggagaaattatagaaaaaatgaaaattctggataaatttttatccgaAGATTCGAATGCAAAGGATCTTGATATAAATGGAATCAAGGATAATATTATCCCTGAAGAGTCGAAGAGAGTCGTCAGAGAGGTGAAGAAGCAAAAGCCAGGATTCTTTTGGACTCTGGCAAAACTCACGTTTGAG ATGATCAACGACACGAAATCAGCGATCAAGCAGATCAGTGACATTATCAACAACAGTATAGCGCCAGATTCGGCCACTCAGAGTACGATGACGAAGGCGTCTTTGATGGCTCCACAATCGACGAACAATGAAACGAACGCGACCAATTTGAATGCAACAGAAACGACGACAGAGGCCTCTACGACCACCACGCAATCTACCTTGACCAGAGAGGGCTTGCAGAAATTAATCAGGCGAAATGTGCTGGGCCTCGTTAGACTTTTCAACATTGAGTGGAATGACGCTCTGAAC CAATCAGAAACGAACGTGAAAGAGTTCCAGAAGAATCTAGGAAACCAAGTAGGCCTTTACCTTCGTGATAATCCAGAGGCGTACAAGGACTTTTAG
- the LOC108002913 gene encoding uncharacterized protein LOC108002913 isoform X1: protein MSNLSRNFTGKICCERFVSKMMRASSIELLVVGLSLLRFVDPLHDSNVQRSYSMSYDPSVPSVPHPDMRNVRKVRDSSSIDKHLPRASEEKEKPVDGLDSLSYPERLSKETIFLPIPATPMEYRSFRNYGSNDRSRKEDEINSKEEDEGSSSLEGEIIEKMKILDKFLSEDSNAKDLDINGIKDNIIPEESKRVVREVKKQKPGFFWTLAKLTFEMINDTKSAIKQISDIINNSIAPDSATQSTMTKASLMAPQSTNNETNATNLNATETTTEASTTTTQSTLTREGLQKLIRRNVLGLVRLFNIEWNDALNQSETNVKEFQKNLGNQVGLYLRDNPEAYKDF from the exons ATGTCGAATCTATCCCGAAACTTTACTGGAAAGATTTGCTGCGAACGTTTTGTCTCGAAA ATGATGCGGGCATCGTCGATCGAGTTATTGGTCGTCGGCCTGTCGCTACTGCGCTTCGTCGATCCTCTTCACGACAGTAACGTTCAGAGGTCTTATTCGATGAGCTATGACCCGTCTGTTCCTTCTGTACCGCATCCGGATATGCGTAATGTTCGAAAGGTTCGCGATTCCTCGAGCATCGACAAGCATTTGCCACGCGCGagcgaagagaaagagaagccTGTTGACGGTTTGGATTCGTTGAGTTATCCTGAAAGACTATCGAAAGAAACGATATTTCTGCCAATACCCGCTACACCGATGGAATATCGTAGTTTTCGAAATTATGGATCGAACGATCGTTCGAGAAAGGAAGATGAGATAAATTCCAAAGAGGAAGATGAAGGGAGTAGCTCGCTCGAGggagaaattatagaaaaaatgaaaattctggataaatttttatccgaAGATTCGAATGCAAAGGATCTTGATATAAATGGAATCAAGGATAATATTATCCCTGAAGAGTCGAAGAGAGTCGTCAGAGAGGTGAAGAAGCAAAAGCCAGGATTCTTTTGGACTCTGGCAAAACTCACGTTTGAG ATGATCAACGACACGAAATCAGCGATCAAGCAGATCAGTGACATTATCAACAACAGTATAGCGCCAGATTCGGCCACTCAGAGTACGATGACGAAGGCGTCTTTGATGGCTCCACAATCGACGAACAATGAAACGAACGCGACCAATTTGAATGCAACAGAAACGACGACAGAGGCCTCTACGACCACCACGCAATCTACCTTGACCAGAGAGGGCTTGCAGAAATTAATCAGGCGAAATGTGCTGGGCCTCGTTAGACTTTTCAACATTGAGTGGAATGACGCTCTGAAC CAATCAGAAACGAACGTGAAAGAGTTCCAGAAGAATCTAGGAAACCAAGTAGGCCTTTACCTTCGTGATAATCCAGAGGCGTACAAGGACTTTTAG
- the LOC108002752 gene encoding uncharacterized protein LOC108002752: MRITCLLFGLSLLLAYVHANPIVKRETEPVELNPLNEIYVVEAEDDRGDEERADRDKRKIAVAKLGVSNGIINFVFNKLDSLIDAKTKALTDLDETNRIKNKAYGIDVNKSATSKFISELVNAKIQSATGSIGPVVSTAQNFFSNTKSGLTNAFVSKLAPLSSIATGLSSPPSTGDSKDNLDTKTSNAISFLGNILNAQLGVLSNSKGLSSDSPFSEGISTTTEDIPEFDRTKVNLDIPPMVFGSGFTTITNISKILSNVITNSARRTQTLLEVFKPFFRGVFAIKGLPSDNPH, encoded by the exons ATGAGGATAACTTGCTTACTCTTTGGCCTCTCGTTGCTGTTGGCTTACGTGCACGCCAATCCTATCGTCAAGAGGGAAACGGAGCCCGTGGAGCTCAACCCATTGAACGAG ATATACGTGGTGGAGGCCGAGGATGACCGAGGGGACGAGGAGAGGGCCGACAGGGACAAGAGGAAGATCGCTGTGGCGAAGCTGGGTGTATCCAACGGCATAATCAACTTCGTCTTCAAC AAGCTGGATTCTTTGATCGACGCCAAGACGAAAGCTCTCACCGACCTGGACGAGACGAACAGAATAAAGAACAAGGCTTACGGAATCGACGTGAACAAGTCGGCAACCAGCAAGTTCATCAGCGAGCTGGTGAACGCGAAAATTCAATCTGCGACAGGAAGTATCGGGCCGGTGGTAAGCACGGCCCAAAACTTCTTCTCGAACACGAAGAGCGGCTTGACGAACGCGTTCGTCTCGAAATTGGCCCCGCTCAGCTCCATCGCCACTGGTTTGAGCTCTCCACCCTCCACTG GAGACAGCAAGGACAATTTGGATACCAAAACGTCGAACGCGATCAGCTTTCTAGGAAACATTTTGAACGCCCAGCTTGGCGTGTTGTCGAACTCGAAGGGTCTTTCTAGCGATTCACCGTTTTCCGAAGGG ATCTCGACCACGACGGAGGATATCCCCGAATTCGATAGAACGAAGGTGAACTTGGACATACCCCCAATGGTGTTCGGTAGCGGTTTCACCACTATCACCAATATCAGCAAAATCCTGAGCAACGTGATCACC AACTCAGCCCGTCGAACGCAAACGTTGCTCGAGGTGTTCAAACCGTTCTTCCGTGGAGTGTTCGCAATCAAGGGCCTACCTTCGGATAATCCCCATTAG